The following proteins are co-located in the Geovibrio ferrireducens genome:
- a CDS encoding UbiX family flavin prenyltransferase, with the protein MKKFFLGITGASGAVYGLRLLDELAKLDAEVHVCITPDGYENIRIETGKEPGSAQYGGNVIFHDSRNFSAPVSSGSFMVDHYIIAPASMGCVGRIASGVSSNLVERCADVAMKERRDLIILFREAPLNLIHLENLTRLAKAGAVIIPAAPAFYHKPESIDDLISFMIGKIFDILKTDHRLFKRWE; encoded by the coding sequence ATGAAAAAGTTTTTTCTCGGCATAACCGGCGCAAGCGGGGCTGTTTACGGACTCAGACTTCTGGACGAGCTTGCAAAGCTTGATGCGGAGGTACATGTCTGCATAACGCCCGACGGGTATGAGAATATCAGGATCGAAACAGGGAAAGAGCCCGGCAGTGCCCAGTACGGCGGAAATGTCATCTTCCATGACAGCAGAAACTTTTCCGCCCCGGTCTCCAGCGGCTCTTTCATGGTGGATCATTACATAATAGCTCCTGCGTCCATGGGCTGCGTGGGAAGAATAGCCTCCGGAGTGAGTTCTAATCTGGTGGAGCGCTGCGCTGATGTGGCAATGAAGGAGAGGCGGGATCTGATTATCCTGTTCAGGGAGGCTCCGCTGAACCTGATACATCTGGAAAACCTTACCAGACTTGCCAAAGCCGGGGCGGTCATTATCCCTGCCGCACCTGCTTTTTACCACAAACCGGAATCCATTGACGATCTTATCTCTTTCATGATCGGGAAAATATTTGATATACTTAAAACAGACCACAGGCTTTTTAAAAGATGGGAATGA
- a CDS encoding HDOD domain-containing protein has protein sequence MQRINESDKLKSILDSVRDFPPIPQTAFKVVKILENPEYHVTDLVYCVSKDMGLTTEILRLANSALYSPSSKISTIKQAITYLGMSTVKNLVISLSSKALFGSGNLRLLEQKLWEHSLTVAISARLTALKAKPALAEECFIIGLLHDLGQLILAKEVSSYESIVQDAYNKKLDLRQMENENLGFDHTDVGGLALEKWGMPGHLTDVVRWHHQPDKSSYKDLAHLICFANNLTKSKLIGINNHHDTEKFQISMKYLGMTPEDADELESALMDIYEKEKELFKI, from the coding sequence ATGCAACGGATTAATGAGTCTGACAAACTGAAAAGCATACTGGACTCGGTCAGGGATTTTCCCCCAATACCCCAGACGGCGTTTAAGGTGGTGAAAATCCTTGAAAATCCGGAATATCACGTAACGGATCTGGTTTACTGCGTTTCCAAGGATATGGGGCTTACAACGGAGATTCTGCGCTTGGCGAACTCCGCCCTGTACAGCCCCTCTTCAAAAATTTCCACAATAAAACAGGCGATAACCTACCTTGGGATGAGCACAGTGAAAAACCTTGTGATCTCACTCTCATCCAAGGCTCTTTTCGGTTCAGGCAATCTGCGTCTGCTGGAACAGAAGCTCTGGGAACATTCACTCACTGTCGCCATCAGCGCACGTCTTACAGCTCTGAAAGCGAAACCTGCCCTTGCGGAGGAATGCTTCATAATAGGACTCCTGCATGACCTTGGTCAGCTTATACTGGCAAAAGAGGTGAGCAGCTACGAGTCCATAGTGCAGGACGCATACAACAAAAAGCTGGATCTCAGGCAGATGGAGAACGAAAACCTCGGCTTTGACCATACTGATGTCGGCGGGCTGGCTCTGGAGAAATGGGGCATGCCCGGACACCTCACTGACGTTGTGCGCTGGCATCACCAGCCTGACAAAAGCAGTTATAAGGATCTGGCGCATCTTATATGCTTCGCCAACAACCTGACCAAATCCAAACTGATAGGAATCAACAACCATCACGATACAGAGAAATTCCAGATTTCAATGAAATATCTCGGAATGACACCGGAGGATGCAGATGAACTCGAATCGGCACTTATGGACATATATGAAAAAGAAAAAGAACTTTTTAAAATTTAG
- a CDS encoding DUF4212 domain-containing protein, with the protein MEKSHELYWKKVLGLIRNVLIVWFLCSYGAGIMFASALDKIKLGGYPLGFWFAQQGSIYIFVALIFIYAKLMGKIDEEFDVEEK; encoded by the coding sequence ATGGAAAAGTCACATGAGCTTTACTGGAAAAAAGTATTAGGACTCATTCGCAATGTCCTGATCGTATGGTTCTTATGCTCTTACGGAGCAGGAATTATGTTCGCAAGCGCGCTGGACAAAATCAAACTCGGCGGTTACCCCCTCGGTTTCTGGTTTGCACAGCAGGGCTCCATCTATATCTTTGTCGCTCTCATCTTCATCTATGCAAAGCTGATGGGCAAAATTGACGAAGAATTTGATGTAGAAGAAAAGTAA
- a CDS encoding sodium:solute symporter family protein, whose amino-acid sequence MSLQATIYLVVGLTFALYIGIAFWARAGSTKEFYVAGGGVHPIANGMATGADWMSAASFISMAGMIGYMGYGGALFLMGWTGGYVLLAMLLAPYLRKFGKFTVPDFFKARFYSDTATIVAVICLLVASTTYIIGQMTGVGVAFSRFLGVSNNVGVVVGMAIVFVYAVFGGMKGITYTQVAQYWVLIVAYTIPAIFISFQLTGNPIPQLGLGSIFSGSDMHMLEKLDHIVNDLGFGEYTTALPGNKLNMFMATASLMIGTAGLPHVIIRFFTVPKVKDARSSAGWALVFIAILYTTAPAVAAMARLNLHSTINTAVQSGGDVFAEEASIQYDNRPEWFKRWEVTGLLKFEDKNADGRIQYYNDKSKDPEFLAKTGKAGWQGNELSVNNDIIVLANPEIARLPNWVIALVAAGGLAAALSTAAGLLLAISSAISHDLLKNMFMKDLTEKGELMAGRIAMAAAIVGSGYLGMNPPDFAAGTVALAFGLAASSLFPALMMGIFSKTMNKQGAIAGMLAGLFATMFYVFAHTGIFYIKGTEFYQFFGGKDFFFGISPNGFGAVGAVINFAVAFAVKNMTAPVPSHIAEMVENVRIPRGAGEATGGH is encoded by the coding sequence ATGAGTTTGCAAGCAACGATTTATCTGGTAGTCGGTTTAACATTCGCCCTTTACATAGGTATAGCATTCTGGGCGCGCGCCGGCAGTACTAAAGAGTTTTATGTAGCGGGCGGCGGCGTTCACCCCATAGCGAACGGTATGGCGACCGGAGCGGACTGGATGTCTGCTGCGTCCTTCATCTCAATGGCCGGTATGATCGGCTATATGGGTTACGGCGGTGCACTGTTCCTTATGGGCTGGACTGGGGGCTACGTTCTCCTCGCCATGCTTCTGGCACCTTATCTGAGAAAATTCGGAAAATTCACAGTACCTGATTTCTTCAAAGCACGTTTCTATTCCGACACAGCTACAATTGTGGCGGTAATTTGTCTTCTGGTAGCTTCAACCACGTATATTATCGGTCAGATGACCGGTGTCGGCGTGGCATTTTCCCGCTTTCTCGGTGTCTCCAATAACGTAGGCGTTGTAGTCGGTATGGCGATAGTTTTCGTTTATGCGGTTTTCGGCGGTATGAAAGGGATTACCTATACTCAGGTTGCCCAGTACTGGGTTCTGATCGTCGCATATACAATCCCTGCGATATTCATATCATTCCAGCTCACAGGCAACCCCATTCCTCAGCTCGGTCTCGGCTCAATTTTCAGCGGTTCAGACATGCACATGCTCGAAAAGCTTGACCACATCGTAAACGACCTCGGCTTCGGGGAGTACACAACCGCACTCCCCGGCAACAAACTGAACATGTTTATGGCCACTGCGTCACTGATGATAGGTACTGCGGGGCTGCCCCACGTTATTATCCGCTTCTTCACGGTTCCCAAAGTTAAGGACGCCCGTTCCTCAGCAGGCTGGGCGCTGGTTTTCATAGCGATCCTTTACACAACTGCACCCGCAGTTGCTGCTATGGCTCGCCTTAACCTTCACTCCACAATAAACACTGCTGTCCAGTCCGGCGGCGATGTTTTTGCAGAAGAAGCAAGCATACAATACGACAACCGTCCGGAGTGGTTCAAACGCTGGGAAGTTACAGGACTTCTTAAATTTGAAGACAAAAACGCTGACGGCCGCATCCAGTACTACAACGATAAATCAAAAGATCCTGAGTTCCTCGCTAAAACAGGGAAAGCCGGCTGGCAGGGCAACGAGCTCTCAGTTAACAACGATATTATAGTTCTCGCAAACCCTGAAATCGCAAGGCTCCCTAACTGGGTTATAGCACTTGTGGCGGCAGGCGGTCTTGCGGCTGCTCTCTCAACTGCGGCAGGTCTTCTCCTTGCTATATCATCCGCAATTTCTCATGACCTTCTGAAAAACATGTTCATGAAGGATCTCACTGAGAAAGGCGAGCTGATGGCAGGACGAATAGCCATGGCTGCGGCAATAGTCGGTTCCGGCTACCTCGGCATGAACCCGCCCGATTTTGCGGCAGGTACAGTGGCGCTAGCCTTCGGTCTTGCGGCATCATCCCTCTTCCCCGCACTTATGATGGGAATATTCAGCAAAACAATGAACAAACAGGGCGCGATAGCGGGCATGCTCGCAGGTCTCTTCGCCACTATGTTCTATGTTTTTGCACACACCGGCATATTCTACATCAAAGGAACTGAATTTTACCAGTTCTTCGGCGGTAAGGACTTCTTCTTCGGAATATCTCCAAATGGCTTCGGAGCAGTAGGCGCAGTAATAAACTTTGCAGTGGCATTCGCTGTTAAGAACATGACAGCACCCGTTCCCTCTCATATAGCTGAGATGGTAGAAAATGTACGTATCCCCAGAGGCGCCGGCGAAGCCACTGGCGGACACTGA
- a CDS encoding DUF294 nucleotidyltransferase-like domain-containing protein, which produces MSELKRLHECEPFNHIPQKAADDIESLSKSAVYPGGVVLFTQRSEPNGYLYFIQSGLVEITAETGEGVEMVVDYRKPGGFFGWSPIFTSENYAAGAKTMEETHCLLIPKEPLLSLSQQHPIISNYFSKAIYSQIRKLYREMTEHKSLDPMAQIEAYPFQKRLIEIMSRPVETCKLTTPVRDIAMKMTELDIAALVVRGDDGNMAGIITERDMVRKVLATDTDNCLKHFTAKDVMTPDPIFMRPDTYMYEAATFMLRHSIRHLPILEGNNIVGIVSIQDLMKFRSQKSMLLVGSAKEAETIEELTHIRGEIVKVAKILLAENRSHVETMEILSYIHHSIIRRCFEVVLASMLKEGHSLPPVKYTFIIMGSGGRKEMLLGPDQDNGFIFEDYPDEIHEDVEAFFDPLAERLVSALADVGYHLCNGKVMVNNPDWRGRLSEWKERVSRWVRVPEPQRVRYSSIFFDFMPIVGEESLCNSLRETVFQEIKANPLFLFQMMELDFKHKVPLNLLGRFITSGEKEHKGKLSLKENGSIFIVDCARMFTLEQGVHAVTTLDRLDVLLERKLFNKSTIENLKAAFESFTYLRLQNEINLIEQGSAPSHYLDPDLLSDQEADLLKEAFKVTSKLQDSTKRYFSKIIGR; this is translated from the coding sequence ATGAGCGAGCTGAAAAGACTGCACGAATGCGAACCTTTTAACCATATTCCGCAGAAAGCGGCAGATGACATTGAATCTCTCTCCAAAAGCGCCGTTTATCCCGGCGGAGTCGTACTCTTTACCCAGCGTTCCGAACCTAACGGATATTTATACTTCATACAAAGCGGGCTGGTGGAAATAACCGCGGAAACAGGCGAAGGTGTGGAGATGGTGGTGGACTACCGCAAACCGGGAGGCTTCTTCGGCTGGTCGCCCATATTCACAAGCGAAAACTACGCCGCCGGTGCAAAAACAATGGAGGAAACCCATTGCCTGCTTATCCCTAAAGAGCCGCTGCTCAGTCTTTCCCAGCAGCACCCTATAATATCGAACTATTTCAGCAAAGCGATCTATTCGCAGATCAGAAAGCTCTATCGAGAAATGACGGAGCACAAATCCCTTGACCCCATGGCGCAGATTGAGGCATACCCTTTTCAGAAGCGCCTTATAGAGATAATGTCCAGACCCGTGGAAACCTGCAAACTCACAACTCCGGTGCGCGACATCGCAATGAAAATGACCGAGCTTGACATAGCCGCCCTTGTAGTCCGCGGGGATGACGGCAACATGGCTGGTATAATCACGGAAAGGGACATGGTGCGCAAGGTGCTTGCCACTGATACGGACAACTGCCTCAAACATTTCACAGCAAAAGATGTAATGACTCCGGACCCAATCTTCATGCGCCCGGATACATATATGTATGAGGCCGCAACCTTCATGCTCCGCCACAGCATCAGGCATCTTCCCATCCTTGAAGGGAATAATATAGTCGGTATAGTCTCCATTCAGGATCTGATGAAATTCCGCAGTCAGAAGTCAATGCTTCTGGTGGGCAGCGCAAAGGAAGCGGAAACAATAGAAGAGCTCACCCACATCAGGGGCGAAATTGTGAAAGTTGCCAAAATTCTTCTGGCCGAAAACCGCTCCCATGTTGAAACAATGGAAATCCTCTCCTATATACATCACAGCATAATACGCCGCTGCTTTGAGGTGGTTCTTGCCTCCATGCTGAAAGAGGGGCACAGCCTTCCGCCTGTCAAATACACCTTCATAATAATGGGGAGCGGCGGGCGGAAAGAGATGCTTCTTGGGCCCGATCAGGACAACGGCTTCATATTCGAGGACTACCCTGACGAGATCCATGAAGATGTGGAAGCATTTTTTGACCCGCTTGCAGAAAGGCTTGTCTCTGCCCTGGCGGATGTAGGCTACCACCTCTGCAACGGCAAGGTGATGGTAAACAATCCCGACTGGCGCGGACGGCTTTCCGAATGGAAGGAGAGAGTCAGCAGATGGGTGCGTGTTCCGGAACCTCAGCGAGTGCGTTATTCATCAATATTTTTCGACTTTATGCCCATCGTTGGGGAGGAATCGCTCTGCAACAGCCTGAGAGAAACAGTTTTTCAGGAAATAAAGGCCAACCCCCTCTTTCTTTTTCAGATGATGGAGCTGGATTTCAAACACAAGGTTCCACTGAACCTTCTGGGCAGATTCATCACATCCGGCGAAAAAGAGCATAAGGGAAAGCTGTCACTCAAGGAGAACGGCAGCATATTTATAGTGGACTGCGCCCGTATGTTCACCCTTGAGCAGGGTGTGCACGCAGTAACCACGCTGGACAGGCTTGATGTTCTTCTGGAAAGAAAGCTGTTTAATAAGTCAACTATTGAGAACCTTAAGGCAGCTTTTGAGTCCTTTACTTACCTTCGTCTCCAGAATGAGATAAACCTCATAGAACAGGGCAGCGCCCCCAGCCATTACCTTGATCCCGATTTACTCAGCGATCAGGAGGCGGATCTTCTGAAAGAAGCATTCAAGGTGACAAGCAAGCTTCAGGACTCAACTAAGAGATATTTCTCCAAAATAATAGGACGCTGA
- a CDS encoding acyl-CoA synthetase has translation MSIYSRLAENCKNFQRHSLDKAEMDKLRSLSGDYEKFHDYIARKYLVWEKEYTSLYWGEKFSPKYYENGTLCPLENILGKHLNTTKKNKAAIIWKGADHSQMVYTYQSLYSEIIKCASALKKLGLKKGDKVLLHLPNIPELIISMLACVKLGAVHIVYHTSYSTDSLADRINDCRPKVIITADGTVTANQNLKNKLDNALIISDHQPQYCIVVERVSKRVHMKPLRDIWFHDLISDEHYSIAKNQGHEFARAEDPMFMLYTSTNMKDPKALVFHTAGYLLWAYFSYLLMFDARDTDTFWCTADIAWITGHSYLVYGPLMAGETILVFEDTIDMENAHRFYDICDKFCVNKLYTRPSILKSLMNAAQKKKKYMKLDTLELIATGGEKMTDDVREWTARALGNYNAALFDIYSITETGGAIASAIPGYEECRPGTVAKPLPGVSVKIINSASGEILPEPDTQGALVLDRPMPSLCRTINNSYDTYKKIYWKSYNNNVFFKTGDSAEINSDGYLTLKGRMDDVLHLGGKRLSLIEIEEAIKTHDNVEDCAVVSIPDEKRGDALIAFSVLKKEIDESYHDTTVRELRERIIEEIGEIALPSEIRFTRTLPKSPDGVILRDLLKDIAMQM, from the coding sequence ATGTCCATTTATTCGAGACTGGCCGAAAACTGCAAAAACTTCCAGAGACATTCTCTTGATAAGGCGGAGATGGATAAACTGCGCTCCCTCAGCGGAGACTATGAGAAGTTTCATGATTATATCGCCAGAAAATATCTGGTATGGGAGAAGGAATACACTTCCCTGTACTGGGGGGAAAAATTTTCACCGAAATATTATGAGAACGGAACCCTCTGCCCGCTTGAGAATATTCTCGGTAAGCATCTTAATACCACAAAGAAAAATAAAGCGGCAATCATCTGGAAAGGCGCGGATCACTCCCAGATGGTTTATACATATCAGTCTCTTTATTCTGAGATAATAAAATGCGCATCCGCATTAAAAAAACTCGGACTCAAAAAAGGTGACAAGGTTCTGCTTCATCTTCCCAATATACCTGAGCTTATTATCTCAATGCTTGCCTGTGTTAAGCTCGGCGCAGTGCATATTGTGTACCACACCAGTTATTCCACTGACTCTCTGGCTGACAGAATAAACGACTGCCGCCCGAAGGTAATCATCACCGCTGACGGAACTGTCACCGCTAACCAGAACCTGAAAAACAAGCTGGACAACGCTCTGATAATTTCCGACCATCAGCCGCAGTACTGCATAGTTGTGGAGCGGGTATCCAAAAGGGTACACATGAAGCCGCTCAGGGATATATGGTTTCATGATCTCATCAGTGATGAGCATTACTCTATAGCAAAAAATCAGGGGCATGAATTCGCCCGCGCCGAAGACCCCATGTTTATGCTTTACACCTCAACAAACATGAAAGACCCGAAAGCGCTTGTTTTCCACACTGCGGGCTATCTTCTCTGGGCTTATTTCTCGTATCTGCTGATGTTTGACGCGCGCGACACGGACACTTTCTGGTGCACGGCGGATATTGCCTGGATAACCGGGCACTCCTACCTTGTGTACGGCCCCCTCATGGCAGGTGAGACAATTCTTGTCTTTGAAGATACAATCGACATGGAAAACGCACACAGATTCTACGACATATGCGACAAATTCTGCGTAAACAAACTATACACCCGTCCGTCAATATTGAAATCTCTTATGAACGCAGCGCAAAAAAAGAAGAAGTATATGAAGCTCGACACCCTTGAACTGATAGCCACCGGCGGAGAGAAAATGACAGACGATGTCAGGGAGTGGACAGCCAGAGCACTGGGCAACTATAACGCTGCCCTTTTCGACATATACTCCATTACTGAGACCGGAGGCGCGATTGCGTCTGCCATACCCGGTTATGAGGAATGCAGACCCGGCACGGTTGCAAAACCTCTTCCGGGAGTTTCGGTGAAGATAATCAACAGCGCCAGCGGTGAAATACTTCCGGAACCTGACACTCAGGGCGCTCTGGTTCTGGACAGACCTATGCCGTCACTGTGCAGAACTATAAATAATTCCTATGACACTTATAAAAAAATTTACTGGAAATCTTATAATAATAATGTATTCTTCAAAACAGGAGACTCGGCCGAAATCAATTCAGACGGTTATCTCACCCTAAAAGGCAGGATGGACGATGTTCTCCACCTGGGCGGTAAAAGGCTCAGCTTGATTGAGATTGAAGAAGCTATAAAAACACACGACAACGTTGAAGATTGCGCCGTGGTCAGCATTCCCGATGAGAAACGCGGGGATGCTCTTATTGCATTCAGCGTTTTGAAAAAAGAAATAGATGAAAGCTATCACGACACCACTGTCAGAGAATTAAGAGAGCGGATTATTGAAGAAATCGGTGAAATCGCTCTGCCCAGTGAAATAAGATTCACAAGGACACTGCCGAAATCGCCCGACGGGGTAATTCTCCGCGATCTGCTTAAAGATATAGCAATGCAGATGTAA
- a CDS encoding CBS domain-containing protein → MKIREIMTTKVITARPDETIKEVILRLRTNKISGLPVINSSKKIVGVFSESDVMMALPDILNDADAIPLIDIKELTDNSVRMVMSEPRFTISPEADVKDAAKIMLEKYVHRLPVTENDELIGLVSLGDVLKALTS, encoded by the coding sequence TTGAAGATCAGAGAGATAATGACAACCAAGGTCATCACAGCGAGACCTGATGAGACGATAAAAGAGGTTATCCTCCGCCTCAGAACAAACAAGATTTCAGGACTTCCTGTTATTAACAGCAGCAAAAAGATTGTGGGTGTTTTCAGCGAATCAGACGTTATGATGGCTCTGCCCGATATTCTTAACGATGCAGACGCCATTCCGCTTATTGACATCAAAGAACTTACGGATAACTCTGTGCGCATGGTTATGTCAGAACCCAGATTCACAATAAGCCCGGAAGCTGATGTTAAAGACGCAGCAAAAATAATGCTTGAGAAATATGTTCACCGTCTTCCGGTAACAGAAAACGATGAGCTCATAGGCCTTGTTTCCCTCGGAGATGTACTGAAAGCCCTCACCAGCTAA
- the mtnA gene encoding S-methyl-5-thioribose-1-phosphate isomerase yields the protein MNSVFNLPGTVEWKDGELFFLDQTLLPLEVVSEKQETAAQVWDSIKRLKVRGAPAIGIAGAYGLAVGMRDKQNLSPEDFLRELAACAEYLNSSRPTAVNLSWALNRVVSKVRTCGISDSRELYRLLTAEAELIHTEDRAICDGIGEHGAELIKDGAGVLTHCNAGALATSGIGTATAPMYTAHAKGRSFRVFSDETRPLLQGARLTSWELQRAGLDVTLICDNMAASVMAGGDIDLVIVGTDRVAANGDVANKIGTLGVAVLAKHFGIPFYVACPSSTVDLTTPCGADIEIEEREAAEVTSFGARRTAPENIKVRNPAFDVTPAELVTGIITEKGIIRAPYQEALVRMFGK from the coding sequence ATGAATTCTGTTTTTAATCTGCCCGGAACCGTCGAATGGAAGGACGGCGAACTCTTTTTTCTTGACCAGACACTGCTTCCTCTGGAGGTTGTGAGCGAAAAGCAGGAAACAGCCGCACAGGTTTGGGACTCCATAAAAAGGCTTAAGGTCAGAGGTGCGCCAGCTATAGGAATCGCAGGAGCATACGGGCTTGCAGTAGGTATGAGGGATAAGCAGAACCTTTCTCCCGAAGATTTCCTTCGCGAACTTGCCGCCTGTGCAGAATATCTCAACTCATCCCGTCCGACTGCGGTTAATTTAAGCTGGGCGCTGAACAGGGTTGTTTCTAAGGTCAGAACCTGCGGAATTTCCGATTCGCGTGAGCTTTACAGGCTTCTTACGGCAGAGGCCGAGCTGATACACACAGAAGACCGCGCCATATGCGACGGAATAGGGGAGCACGGCGCGGAGCTTATAAAGGATGGAGCCGGAGTTCTTACTCACTGCAACGCCGGAGCCCTTGCCACATCCGGCATAGGCACGGCTACTGCGCCAATGTACACCGCACATGCAAAAGGGCGCAGTTTCAGGGTTTTTTCCGATGAAACAAGACCGCTTCTGCAAGGCGCCCGCCTTACCTCATGGGAATTGCAGCGCGCCGGGCTGGATGTTACTCTGATATGCGATAATATGGCCGCCTCAGTTATGGCCGGCGGCGATATTGACCTTGTTATAGTGGGAACTGACAGAGTCGCAGCAAACGGTGATGTCGCCAACAAGATAGGTACTCTCGGTGTTGCTGTGCTGGCAAAACATTTCGGCATACCTTTTTATGTTGCCTGTCCGTCGTCAACTGTTGACCTTACAACACCCTGCGGTGCGGATATTGAAATAGAGGAGCGGGAAGCCGCGGAGGTGACATCCTTCGGAGCCAGACGAACCGCGCCTGAAAATATCAAAGTGCGCAATCCTGCGTTTGATGTCACTCCCGCTGAATTGGTGACCGGAATTATTACCGAGAAAGGAATTATAAGGGCTCCGTACCAAGAGGCACTGGTAAGGATGTTCGGAAAATAG
- a CDS encoding TAXI family TRAP transporter solute-binding subunit has protein sequence MKKLTVLIAALFMVAAAVPVSFAKTTFVTIGTGGVTGVYYPTGGAISRMVNTKSKEYGIKATVESTGGSVYNVNAVLAGDLEFGIAQSDIQYKAYYGQDEWKDKGPQKKLRSVFSVHPETITLIASEASGIKDIMTLKGKRVNVGNPGSGQLQNTKDLFDAFGLKESDLKAEYIKAVEAPGLLQDERLDAFFYTVGHPNGNIKEATSGRIKVAIVPISGAPVDKLIAKYPYYAKAKIAIKDYPTAVNKADVESVGVKATLVTSSDVDASVVYAITKEVFENFAEFKKIHPAFENLEKQDLLQGLSAPIHPGALKYYKEAGLDKFIDKSLIQ, from the coding sequence ATGAAGAAACTTACAGTTCTTATTGCGGCTCTTTTCATGGTCGCAGCAGCAGTTCCCGTTTCTTTCGCCAAAACCACTTTCGTTACAATCGGTACAGGCGGCGTTACAGGGGTTTACTATCCTACAGGCGGAGCAATCAGCCGTATGGTAAACACAAAATCAAAAGAATACGGCATCAAAGCCACTGTTGAATCAACCGGCGGGTCAGTTTACAACGTAAACGCTGTTCTCGCAGGTGATCTTGAGTTCGGCATAGCACAGTCAGACATTCAATATAAAGCTTACTACGGTCAGGATGAGTGGAAAGATAAAGGTCCTCAGAAAAAACTGAGATCCGTTTTCTCCGTTCACCCTGAAACAATCACGCTTATCGCTTCCGAAGCCAGCGGCATTAAAGACATAATGACCCTTAAAGGCAAAAGAGTAAACGTGGGCAACCCCGGTTCCGGCCAGCTTCAGAACACCAAAGACCTTTTTGATGCTTTCGGACTTAAAGAAAGCGACCTCAAGGCAGAGTATATCAAAGCTGTTGAAGCTCCCGGTCTGCTTCAGGATGAAAGGCTTGACGCTTTCTTCTACACAGTGGGACACCCCAACGGAAACATCAAGGAAGCCACATCAGGCAGAATCAAAGTTGCCATAGTTCCCATAAGCGGCGCTCCCGTTGATAAGCTTATCGCAAAATACCCCTACTACGCTAAAGCCAAAATAGCCATCAAGGATTACCCCACAGCCGTCAACAAAGCAGATGTTGAGAGCGTTGGCGTGAAAGCCACCCTCGTAACCTCCTCAGATGTTGATGCCAGTGTGGTTTATGCTATTACAAAAGAAGTTTTTGAAAACTTCGCAGAGTTCAAAAAAATCCACCCTGCATTCGAGAACCTTGAAAAACAGGATCTTCTTCAGGGTCTCTCCGCCCCGATACACCCCGGAGCACTTAAATACTACAAAGAGGCAGGGCTTGATAAGTTCATAGACAAGTCTCTTATCCAGTAA